One window from the genome of Kryptolebias marmoratus isolate JLee-2015 linkage group LG1, ASM164957v2, whole genome shotgun sequence encodes:
- the ankrd13a gene encoding ankyrin repeat domain-containing protein 13A — MSTANVSDNIRVKFPLHSAVWENDYRKLEEELRLSQNDVEAVDPRGRTPLHLAVSLGHLESVRVLLRHGAEVTKENANNWTVLQEAVSTGDPEMVQLVLQRRDYLKASTALGGVPELLLKIRESPDFYMEMKWEFTSWIPLLSRICPSDVCRIWKSGSCLRVDATLLGFENMTWIRGQRSYIFRGDESCAELMEVNHDDKVVDIERFNISQEMEDVTLESMQPAEQEVAKRLTTPIVNTYLDTKNIAFERSKSGIWGWKTERTEVIQGFEAKVFNVNNVNVIIRTRTEHLTDEEKARIKSERNVLESLLGTVEQHISAQGDLTLEYATATNPTAITPDEYFDPDFDLGNRDIGRPIELTIRTQKFKGTLWMSEEHPLSLVEQVTPIIDLMARTSSHFARLRDFVTLNFPPGFPVKIEIPLFHVLNARITFCNLNNCRDENEVSSPAATTPTSSGENEAATAPPPFQVCPSVFEVPASYHRRGGGRHARTPNNDEELLQFAIHQSLLDSQQGPGQGGVWDDGEEEFASLVPITQNDRSVPEGVLVEYQDASRPAPGLDSDLRLAMELSAQAQEEDEKRRKQEEEELERILQLSLTEK, encoded by the exons ATGTCCACGGCTAATGTTAGCGATAACATCCGAGTGAAGTTTCCCCTGCATTCCGCAGTTTGGGAGAATGATTACAGGAAACTGGAAGAGGAATTAAGATTATCACAG AATGACGTTGAAGCTGTGGACCCCAGGGGTCGGACCCCACTGCACCTGGCTGTGTCTCTCGGACACCTGGAGTCGGTGAGAGTCCTCCTGAGACACGGTGCTGAAGTGACTAAAGAAAATGCCAACAACTGGACAG TGCTGCAGGAAGCAGTCAGCACCGGAGATCCAGAGATGGTTCAGTTAGTGCTTCAACGTAGAGACTACCTCAAAGCCTCCACTGCGCTGGGAGGAGTGCCTGAACTTCTGCTGAAGATCCGAGAG TCTCCAGACTTTTATATGGAAATGAAGTGGGAATTTACCAGCTGga TCCCTCTTCTGTCCCGTATTTGTCCGAGTGATGTGTGTCGCATCTGGAAAAGCGGCTCCTGCCTTCGAGTGGACGCCACTCTGCTAGGCTTCGAAAACATGACCTGGATCAGAGGCCAGAGGAGTTACATCTTCAGAggagatg AATCGTGTGCAGAGCTGATGGAGGTGAACCACGACGACAAAGTTGTCGACATCGAACGCTTCAACATATCTCAAGAAATGGAAGACGTCACGCTGGAGTCTATGCAGCCCGCTGAACAGGAAGTTGCCAAACGGCTGACGACACCAATTGTCAACACCTACTTGGACACAAAGAATATTGCTTTTGAAAG gagcAAGTCGGGTATATGGGGTTGGAAAACTGAGAGAACAGAAGTGATCCAAGGATTTGAAGCCAAG GTTTTCAATGTCAACAATGTAAATGTCATAATCAGGACAAGAACAGAGCATCTAACAGATGAGGAGAAAGCCAGGATTAAAA GTGAAAGGAACGTCTTGGAGTCTCTGCTGGGGACTGTGGAGCAGCACATAAGTGCACAGGGG GACCTAACTCTTGAGTATGCAACAGCCACGAATCCCACTGCAATCACTCCAGATGAATATTTCGACCCTGACTTTGACCTGGGGAACAGAGACATCGGCCGTCCCATTGAGCTGACCATTcgaacacaaaa GTTCAAAGGAACACTGTGGATGAGCGAGGAACACCCTCTGTCCCTGGTGGAGCAGGTGACCCCCATCATTGACCTCATGGCTCGAACCAGTTCCCATTTTGCAAGGCTACGAGATTTTGTAACCCTGAACTTTCCCCCTGGATTTCCTGTTAAAATAG AGATTCCTCTGTTTCATGTGCTCAATGCCAGGATTACATTCTGTAATCTGAATAACTGCAGAGATGAAAATGAAGTGAGCTCACCTGCAGCCACCACACCGACTTCCTCGGGGGAAAATGAAGCGGCGACAG CGCCACCTCCGTTTCAGGTGTGTCCCTCAGTGTTCGAGGTCCCTGCGAGTTATCACCGCCGGGGGGGCGGCCGCCACGCGCGCACGCCCAACAACGACGAGGAGCTTTTGCAGTTCGCCATCCATCAGAGTCTCCTCGACTCTCAACAAGGCCCGGGCCAG GGGGGCGTCTGGGACGATGGGGAGGAGGAGTTTGCAAGTTTAGTGCCAATCACCCAAAATGACAG GAGTGTCCCAGAGGGGGTGCTGGTAGAATACCAAGATGCCTCCCGCCCCGCCCCTGGCCTCGACTCAGACCTCCGCCTGGCCATGGAGCTCTCCGCTCAAGCTCAAGAGGAAGatgagaagaggaggaagcaggaggaggaggagctggagaggataCTGCAGCTGTCGCTcacggaaaaataa
- the slc6a4b gene encoding solute carrier family 6 member 4b, with product MDFLLSVIGFAVDLGNVWRFPYICYQNGGGAFLIPYVLMAIFGGVPLFYMELALGQFHRTGAISIWKHICPIFKGIGYAICIIALYVSFYYNTIIAWALFYFYSSFSSILPWTNCDNVWNTPDCTNYFGTDNVTWTNSSRSPAEEFYTRNVLEIHKASGLRDVGGVRWQLMLCLFLIFTIVYFSLWKGVKTSGKVVWVTATLPYIVLFILLIRGATLPGAWRGVEFYLKPQWDKLLETSVWVDAAAQIFFSLGPGFGVLLALSSYNPFTNNCYRDAIVTSLVNCLTSFVSGFVIFTVLGYMAEMRNVEVEDVARDKGPSLLFITYPEAIANMMGSTFFAIIFFVMMITLGLDSTFGGLEAIITAVLDEYPDYFSHRRELFVLCLVIVCFLGSLSTLTNGGAYVVKLLEEFGVGCSIIAVGFLEVIAVSWFYGIKRFSSDVQAMLGKAPGLFWRVCWVAISPAFLAYIIVSSLLKAPPLTLFDYKYPDWSITVGYIIGLSSFMWIPIYMVYKLVWTPGSLKQRLAVCLRPERTIPDVHADSLNMAAASQKDVNTSVCL from the exons ATGGACTTCCTCCTGTCTGTCATCGGCTTCGCGGTGGACCTGGGCAACGTTTGGAGATTCCCGTACATTTGTTACCAGAACGGAGGCG GAGCGTTCCTTATCCCCTACGTTTTGATGGCCATTTTTGGCGGCGTGCCCCTCTTTTACATGGAGCTGGCGCTGGGGCAGTTCCACAGAACCGGAGCCATATCCATATGGAAACACATCTGTCCCATTTTTAAAG GTATAGGATATGCCATCTGTATCATTGCTCTGTACGTGTCCTTCTACTACAACACCATCATCGCCTGGGCCCTCTTCTACTTCTACTCCTCCTTCTCCAGCATCTTGCCTTGGACAAACTGCGACAACGTGTGGAACACCCCCGACTGCACCAACTACTTTGGCACGGACAACGTCACTTGGACCAATTCCTCCAGGTCTCCAGCAGAGGAATTTTACAC GAGAAACGTTCTGGAGATCCACAAGGCTTCAGGGCTGAGAGACGTTGGGGGTGTTCGCTGGCAGCTCATGCTTTgcctttttctcattttcaccaTAGTTTACTTCAGCCTCTGGAAGGGAGTGAAGACATCAGGGAAG GTTGTGTGGGTGACCGCCACTTTGCCCTACATTGTACTTTTCATCCTGCTGATTCGAGGTGCCACTCTGCCAGGAGCCTGGAGGGGAGTGGAGTTTTATCTAAAACCTCAGTGGGACAAGCTGCTGGAGACCAGT gtttgGGTGGATGCTGCAGCTCAGATATTCTTCTCTCTGGGTCCAGGCTTTGGGGTCCTCCTGGCTCTCTCCAGCTACAACCCTTTTACAAATAACTGCTATCG CGATGCCATTGTGACCAGTCTGGTGAACTGTCTGACCAGCTTCGTGTCGGGTTTTGTCATCTTCACGGTTCTGGGCTACATGGCAGAGATGAGGAACGTAGAAGTCGAGGATGTTGCCAGAGACAAAG GACCAAGTTTACTCTTCATCACATACCCAGAAGCGATCGCAAACATGATGGGCTCTACGTTTTTTGCAATCATCTTTTTTGTGATGATGATCACCCTGGGCCTGGACAGCACG tttggagGACTGGAAGCAATCATCACGGCTGTACTGGATGAATACCCAGATTATTTCTCTCACAGACGTGAACTTTTTGTTCTCTGCTTGgtgattgtctgttttttgggCTCTCTGAGCACCCTTACCAAT GGTGGTGCCTATGTGGTAAAGCTGCTGGAGGAATTCGGAGTAGGATGCTCGATCATCGCAGTGGGTTTCCTCGAGGTTATCGCAGTCTCCTGGTTCTATG GAATCAAAAGGTTTAGCAGTGACGTTCAGGCAATGCTGGGCAAAGCCCCGGGATTATTCTGGAGGGTGTGCTGGGTCGCCATAAGTCCGGCATTTCTGGCG TACATCATAGTGAGCTCCCTGCTGAAAGCGCCGCCGCTCACCCTGTTCGATTATAAATACCCGGACTGGAGCATCACGGTCGGGTACATCATCGGCCTCTCGTCCTTCATGTGGATCCCCATCTACATGGTCTACAAGCTGGTGTGGACCCCCGGTTCTCTGAAGCAG AGGCTGGCGGTGTGCCTGAGACCAGAGAGGACCATCCCTGACGTCCACGCTGACAGCCTCAACATGGCCGCTGCGTCACAGAAAGATGTGAACACCTCCGTGTGCTTGTAA